GTCTCACCGATATCCAGCCTTGACCAAATCATTCACAGTGTTAAAAGGATTTGCAGGCTTTAAGTAGCCAGCCAGGAATTTGTAAATCTTGAGCCTGGTTTCCTTCGCATGTTTGGTATCAATGCGATCGAAAGAATGGCCGCCCGGTATATCCTTGAAAATCTCGTATTCGAACTTCTTTCCGGCTGCTTTCAATGATTTGATGAGATGCTCCACTTCAAGAACGTTCACATCCGCATCATTGGTATTCGTGTGAATTAACAAGGGAGTTTGTAATTTTTCCGCATTCCAGGCCGGCGATCGGCGGCGGTATTCTTCCACGTCTTCATAGGCGGATTTGCCGATATGATAATCAACCGAATACAATTCACGGTAACGCTGGGTTTTGTATCCCATCCTGGCGATAATATCGCTGACCGGCACGCCGGCGAATCCAACTTTATAGTCATTTGGATGATTGAATAGATTCATCAATGTGATGAGACCGCCATGACTCCAGCCCAAAATACCAACCCGGTTGGCATCGACTATCTTATAATTCTCGATCATATAATTGCGGC
The candidate division KSB1 bacterium genome window above contains:
- a CDS encoding S9 family peptidase — protein: MKQQFESLNHRLSQLGKAVDDIMWYHKIGDVAFVDKVNLTGPPRWKEKNPTAQGAGNPVRFPSYIFLPKNYDSNKKYPLLVLPHGGVHSNFNSFYTHIIRELITQGYIIVAPEYRGSTGYGKRMYQLIDYGGLEVEDVFASRNYMIENYKIVDANRVGILGWSHGGLITLMNLFNHPNDYKVGFAGVPVSDIIARMGYKTQRYRELYSVDYHIGKSAYEDVEEYRRRSPAWNAEKLQTPLLIHTNTNDADVNVLEVEHLIKSLKAAGKKFEYEIFKDIPGGHSFDRIDTKHAKETRLKIYKFLAGYLKPANPFNTVNDLVKAGYR